ccctatcagttaacatgggaaaaccggttttgctatgcagagaagactgcaggttaaaatgcgactttttacgtgcagaaccgtcagtgggttaaaaGAGTGGAGACACAcaagaaattctaaatatgcttttaatccttttaatttaattttcacaaaaaactaataatagatattttctCTATTTGGCAGTATCTTATGATACATGCAATATACAAGCCCGTCATCCAATCACAATTTGGATATAAAGCGAGTGGTATTTTTGCTTCTCTATACATTTTTTCAGACAGAATTATGCTAATACAATTCTATAATCAACAGTTTTTGATAGTAAGTTAAATAGTATACAGTTGCCTGTTCTTAGATTTTTGATaagcataattaaaagaattttttagctTCATCCAAATCAGatataactgtaataaaattagatttcaaaaaatctaaaaactgataaaggtttagttttaaattacttacttaaaaccacaaattgcataaatttattcttttaaatttttgaggaaaaatatatagaagttttgaggaaaaatataaaaattatcaagcactTTTTCTACTAATCTAATAAAGCTCCCCCTTTATTTTCTACCTTTTAGGAAAGGTATTGTgctgtataataatattatatcatcaaaaatttgataagtACAAAAAGTATCaagaaaacaattacaaaaagtacaaaagtatcaagaaatataacttaaaaccGTAGATGGCTCTTAATTGAAGTATTAgagctttatttaaatcttttgaatataTAAGTTAATGAGAAAAGAGCTGGAtatggttaatttttaatacaaactaaatgcttacaataatACACATTCAAAGTAACAAAATCGAATGAGCTAAAAGGGAAATTAAATAGGTGGGAACTTTTAAAAGGTTTGGATTAGCTAAGAAAATAATGTGTATTATGTAGGTGGTGGGGAATGTGATGtgcaaaaactgttttaatcaGAAGGGAAGGAATATAAGGGAACAGGATTCTGAGAATGCAAAATGattgagaaaatttctgatttacTCTTTTGTTGAAGTAAAAATTAGGAAGCTGTACTGAAtttgtaaaagatttaaattctcTTTCCTACTTGTTATGAGCAcatagtaattatatatttaaaattaacttgttAAAGGGACTTGGAATTGAATCTGGTCATGAATTATATAGTTTTCAACTCAAaccttttactcaaattttgtttgaaacatAGAAAATTCTCATGATcctaaacaaatttcaataatgtataagaaaaatttcaaaacaacagaatgtttaatacaaaaatattgcaaaatattctaaaatatattataattttgatgctaaataatcaaattatgcgaaattttaaataaacatagaaaactaaatattttcaaaattaaaatacataacatCAAGCTTCCCTCCTTTCGAGTGCGAGTAGACCCCCTTGAGGACTCAGCACTTTTTACTCATTACTCTTTTTTATATTCGGTCTAGTCATATTGTAAGAGCAGGCCAACACTACCATATAGTTCAATAAAGGGCTAACCATtaaatcaatgcattttttttaaaaaaaaattcaggggtAATCAAATAGAAGAAGGAAGTTTTTCAACTCTTGCAGATGTTTCTAATAGTATATTAAGTACAGATCAAGCTGAGGGCAAAacaaagaggaaaataaaacaaatgtgaGATCTCCATAtggaattttaatatgaaaaaaatccaACAGAATTTCAATCAATGTCAAAATGTGCCATAAATCAACATGGAAAAATCAGTATATTAGAAAAGTAAATCTCTTGTACAcagcataaaattttctttagtacACAACACAACTTGCTGACAATTTATAATCAGGAAGCTATAACATTTCAGAATTGTAAAGACACTTCAATTTAAACGTTCTCCAATAATAtgcaacaaaatgaaaattaagtaatatatatttaaaatttcgaacgtagttaatgaaatgattttttgcagtgaaaaattttaaacattgcatGCAGACATGCATGATAAATTTGATATCTCTTAGCTATTGGGTGTTTCAATTAAGAAACTTTTGCATGCTATAATATCAATGATagaatttaaagattttctcAATACATTTAACATAAAGAGTAACCCTTTATAAACTTTaactttggaaatttttttttttatcaccagTTAATATAGTCATGTATTTCAttcacaataattttcttaactaaaagcaaagaataataataaaaaaaagctaaagtctaatttaaatttattttgcttcttcAGAATTAATACCACttcatttataatgaaatatcaCAAACAGTATGTGAGCAATAAACTTAAtggtttaaaagaatttgaacattgttcaaaatcttttaaacaaaattcttctactgtttttttttttgttcctcttTATACAGTGCAGAACCTCTTATCCGGAAAACCAGATAACCGGAATGAAATTCGGAACCGGAAActaattttcttccattaaaaaatttttttttcctgcaagatTTTGAGcccattttgttatttagagcGCACGGCGAATCGAGTTGACGAAAGAACTGATTTAGAGGACGAATCTCACATAAGCACAAATagcttatatatgttattaatgttaataataacattaataacatatataagcctgtatataatttttatttcataatttctttccttatttaaacttaagtgtattattatttatcattttttattatttctaaaactatttaaaaataattttttagtttcgttttataaacattaaaaaacggCATTTTGTAGCGATTAAAAAAACCCGTAAAAATCAGTTATCTGGAAtcgcgatggtcccgatcgttccggataatcagTTCTCTACTGtactgtaatttaaaagttaattttagtgAATAATTTCCCTTTTCGAATAAGTTTGGAATGCATTGTTGTCGTCACGTCCTTGCTGTAGAGCATTAAAGCAAGGGTATGATTCTTAGTTTTCTAGTGGTGCCATTTATGCCCAATAAGTCGACTCCTGCCacacccatttatagggcggacTCATTCACACAtgtattcattcatccacagatcagaattttgacctgaaccaaagaatgatcaatttccaattcagtaccccctgaggtataatttgttatgggaatatggaggactttgtgataaAACAGAGTTAACTTGCACCAGTCAcaatttactacatggggagtttTCGGCTGCCAGGATTCAGACTTCCGTTCTCATGAACGTGAGTCTAGCACTCtcccaaccaggctatcccggccccggaatgcattttaaaatagatattcataaacttaatactttatttatttaaccctGCATCTTTGTTGATGACTTGGCAATTACAAATAAGCAATATGAGAaggcaaaagttaaaaaaaaaaaacaataacaaagaaattgtattttctgcCAATTGGCAAGTGtcttactaatttattttccataaaaattttcatattaacaaattattccTCTTTGTAATGTTTAGAAATCAAACCCCTGATAGAGGGTCTtaagtgcaatatttttattataggtTGGTATTTATTGAACAAGAGAAaagtttcaagatatttttttaggaattgAATGCATGTCTATCTATTTTAACTtggaataatatgaaaaaatactttgagcaaattttaatacgaaaaaaattaagcttagtttcagtttggtaaaattttgtaaccatAAAAGATTTTGAGTAAATACTTAACAGGTTAAGTAATTACTCGATCAGTTACGTTAAATTGTGATGTGGGATTTTAACTAATGTGATTGCAGTTTTGAATTGCGGAAAaggagtaaataaattataaattttttctcaggaATTTGAAAACCACCAACTTTCTATGAAGAGGCagcttcattttcttttttagtactgatataaaaaaaattatagcaatgGTGACAAATTTTACACAAGCAGTGCTCGCATGTTAATGCTTCGAATACACGTCTGCCATCATGGACAACAGATGGCTACCCACACCATGCTTTGTCATGAACATCAGTGAGTCAAACTCATTTTCTAGCCATTCCATTTGtaccataaatttttacaagttGATGATAACTTACAGATGGCTCAACATTCTTTGCATTTAAAAGCTGCATTACAAAGTGCACTTCACAGTCAAAGATAGGGGCAATCATCTTATTTTTAACGCTAACAAATGTAAATGCAATGTTAGTGGATAGACAATCAACCAGAAACTTGTGTGCATGCGCAAACTGAGACACTACAGCAACAGTGCCAATAGAACAAAATAGTACCTACTTTCCAGACACGTTTCATACTTAATgcatgtatttgaaaaaatgactaaaaagtaaaattaatgcttttgaactaaaattaggatgatgatttttatgattattaaaaccTATAAGGTCTAAAGACTCATTTTGACATgggaaaggaataaaaaatataagctaaCTTTATTATCTCattgtgtttttgttttatttcttaagtaaaaaagaatatatttactttataattatataaaatgtccaacttgaaataaaatattgcttacttTATGGGTTATAACCCATAGAAAATGCTTgtcttcttcaaaaataaaatatttctaagtcaATTCGAtcataatcatttattaaagaTGCAACAAATATGATGTTCAGACTTTGTAAGGACAATTAAATTTGTCTTCTTgttaaaaaatggttatttttacattactaattaaaaacaacaataacgAATAACAAAAGGATAACATTGGTAAGTATGAAAAACaaacctttattttaataaatttaattcactatTATCAAAATTTCCATCTAAATGTCTGttgtctttcaaaataattgtcttttttgGATATCCATCAACATCTACAAATAAATATCGGTACTGGAATTTTGATTTATCATCCtacataagaaaagaaattaagtgattaataactttaatacaTCAATACATTCtattgcaaaaaagaaagaaattttttctttcaagatatgattgagttgaaaaattttattgaattggtTGCTAGCCCAAATTCACATTAACAACTTAACCACTGGTGAAACAGAGAGGACTTAAAacgttttcagaaaattaaagagaaaaaaaaactttgtttgcAATAATCTAGGTTGAGTCTGCCTCGTTTTAAATCCTCTCTACTATTTCATAgcttagatattaaaaaaaattattattcatttccagcagcctttattaaaaataataaatacattatttttgtttactacaAACAATTTTATCACCATTATTTcagtttgttattaaattattaatctgaTTTTAACAAGTAACATAATTGCAATCAAGTTTCTGTGAGGTTTGCcaattaaatgtgttttaagaCTGCTTTTCAAAGGCTCAATCCTCacatgaaatcatattttttcgaGAATAATATGCTCGTTTAATAattgctgtgagtttgcaataGTTATTCATGATAATTAGGTCAAATTTAGACTATCATTAACCAGTGCCttcaatgttaataattaaagcCACAGTTTAGTAAAAGTGAAAAGTGTTAGTGAccttattttctaatatttcaaaacttactcTAATGCTAAATTATCTAGGCTtcgaaaaatttgcaaaaattgggcattatttattgattttgataatctTCTTCCGggtagacaatttttttaaaaaagtttaataactttttaaatatttatgctatttGTTCActgtaatgcaaaaataattctgtacGGCAAGatagtatatatatagtttaaaattatagctttgcctAAAGGCACTTGAACtgtggtttttttattttccttggcaaGGGCAAAAGAGTCTctaaaaatattgtcatgtCTGCTAAACACTAGatttagcataaaataaaaaacaattaaaataaatctaaaaattgacATGTTTTAGAAAGAATTACATTGACTAAAAAACAGAACAGGGATGAGTGATATGGATATTTACACCCTGAAATACTGATAAAATTGAacaactttattaataataatatactaaatgaaatgttaaatacCTCTATGAACTGAAATGATTTGCATTGGAAGTTGATAGAGACaaagcttatttaaaatgtacaatttgggaagaaaaatgacaaatgaaagtactttttaatgtaaatattagaAGAAACAAAAAGGCATGCGGCACAAAGGACacagtttaatttcttttgtttacttGTATGTTATTTTACTGTTATGTTATTATGCTTGTTTACTGTTATTGTTAAGAGATATAACATTTTGATAGCTGCCAGTCCATAACAATAGCCACATAAAGAGTTGCCTGCACTGTTTGACAGGTGAAAGGAGTGgagagtttttatttaaaacataatacattaaaaatagtgcTCTCTTATTTGCTCATAACACTTCAAACTATATTAACTCACTTACCTCAACCATTTCTAAGTGTACAGTCCCAGTTTTTCTTGTACCTTCTACGTAGAACTTTAATCGCATATAGTTTTTTCCATccttttcatattcaaaatggCTGCAacatttaatacatatataaattacaatcaGAAGCGATATGTCAAATTTTGGccaggtttaaaaaattatagctaaAATTTCAAGTTGGCTTCAATGGTAATTAATATATACTAATCTCTTTAACATGACCtaagtaaatgtaaataaaaaaagaattaatatgtTACCTAACATGACGTCGTCGACCACGAGATGATAGTTCACCATAACCCTTAATTGGTTCCCCAAGTGTATCAACGACACTGGGCTCATTACGGCATAGTTTCAATGCACTACTGTACACAGAATTTGGGCTTTGACGCGAAAACAACTCTCTGAAAATGGCATAGAACATAATGCCTGAaagtattaaaagcattaaatacactttgcattaaaaaaacaaataacaaaatagagtaaaaaaaagtcatacattttcttctataaaattaaaacattaaaatgatatatttttcaataaatccaCACATTACAGATTTTAGCAAAATCAGTAACTGGGTTTCAATTAAGTACATACAATAAAAATCCCCATAGaaacaaattatgaatgttAAGAGGACCTAGTTTTGGCTTTGAATAGTAAAACACAAGAGCTTTAATCACATTTACTTATTAAACACAGCCTATACTCTTTAGTATGACCCTTTCAATATAATAACCCATACATTAAGTCCCATTTGCTGTTCCATAGAagtgttgttatttttttatctccatTAGAATGCCCAAACTGAACCATTTATTCCAATGGAACAAACAAAACT
This region of Parasteatoda tepidariorum isolate YZ-2023 chromosome X1, CAS_Ptep_4.0, whole genome shotgun sequence genomic DNA includes:
- the LOC107453328 gene encoding mitochondrial import inner membrane translocase subunit Tim21; translation: MLSRLNFMPTSSRPFTLRTLACSSNRHPPKESVVYMKPLSFYVHYRWKSSNDNHDNAITSHKENEHGQITVAEKVKQTTKDAGYLGIIIAGVGVTGIMFYAIFRELFSRQSPNSVYSSALKLCRNEPSVVDTLGEPIKGYGELSSRGRRRHVSHFEYEKDGKNYMRLKFYVEGTRKTGTVHLEMVEDDKSKFQYRYLFVDVDGYPKKTIILKDNRHLDGNFDNSELNLLK